In a single window of the Montipora capricornis isolate CH-2021 chromosome 11, ASM3666992v2, whole genome shotgun sequence genome:
- the LOC138023414 gene encoding uncharacterized protein: MDRQDALGIRRKLLKSAINRRTKEHYRLVLQRDRLNNRISETLSSIDRYILHKSIDHNVTKGVKDFIKTHEKKLKNLTTNSVLPFKSDEVVTNLSSVSLNTDQLNVLKYGLTHSICPPSINKTDIFACFELISQRMLKNLKESKDTGKLATELSHLAHTYVSSYRPTASDLKKHRILKELRKNKNIVILRPDKGNGVVILDRQEYDKGLFKIINDTTKFRVLTSDPTLTREGKLQRYLRELRKKGHFDPEVYEAIYPSGSQPARIYGLPKMHKPRAPNSTPPFRPIVSSIGTYNYSLAKYLSNLLQPHIPSTFIASDSFTFVKEINELSLHGMFMVSFDVESLFTNIPLDDCINLAVKYITEGNPGLKLSKQHLKRLFEFATKETHFLFKGESVKVLGTVKIMLNYDHQKEELAILIVEGSGQNSIERDWLNKRSKWVFMHPQVTYLGHKVSKEGIQPMDDKVEAITNAPSPTNVSDVPA, encoded by the exons ATGGACAGGCAAGACGCTCTTGGAATCAGAAGAAAGCTGCTGAAAAGCGCTATAAACAGACGCACCAAGGAACATTACAGGTTAGTCCTCCAAAGGGACAGACTTAATAATCGCATTTCTGAAACACTAAGCAGTATTGACCGTTATATTCTTCACAAGTCTATTGACCACAACGTGACGAAAGGGGTGAAGGACTTCATCAAAACCCACGAAAAGAAACTAAAAAACCTCACGACAAACTCGGTCCTTCCTTTCAAGTCAGACGAAGTTGTCACCAATCTTTCATCGGTTTCTCTCAACACTGATCAGTTGAATGTTCTAAAATATGGACTTACCCACTCGATATGCCCACCTTCGATCAACAAAACGGACATCTTCGCATGCTTTGAATTGATTAGTCAGAGGATGTTAAAGAATCTCAAGGAGAGCAAGGACACGGGTAAACTGGCTACCGAACTGTCACATTTGGCTCACACGTACGTGTCATCATATCGACCCACGGCCTCGGATTTGAAAAAGCACAGGATTCTGAAAGAACTAAGAAAGAACAAGAACATTGTAATATTGCGGCCAGATAAGGGTAATGGGGTAGTAATTTTAGATAGACAAGAATATGACAAGGGtttatttaaaatcattaaCGACACTACTAAATTCAGGGTCCTTACATCCGACCCTACCCTTACCCGGGAAGGGAAACTCCAGCGCTATCTTAGAGAACTTAGGAAAAAAGGTCACTTTGATCCTGAAGTTTATGAGGCCATTTATCCAAGTGGATCCCAGCCTGCTAGGATCTATGGTCTCCCTAAGATGCACAAACCACGGGCGCCAAATTCCACCCCACCATTTCGGCCCATAGTTTCCTCCATAGGCACCTACAACTACAGCTTGGCCAAATACTTAAGTAATCTACTCCAACCTCATATTCCATCCACATTCATTGCTTCAGATTCCTTCACTTTTGTGAAGGAAATCAATGAGCtgtctttgcatgggatgttCATGGTGTCCTTCGATGTTGAAAGCCTCTTCACCAACATCCCTCTAGATGATTGTATTAACCTTGCCGTCAAGTATATAACTGAGGGTAACCCAGGTTTGAAACTTAGTAAACAACATCTTAAAAGGTTGTTTGAGTTTGCTACCAAGGAAACTCACTTCCTGTTCAAGG GTGAATCAGTTAAAGTATTAGGAACAGTAAAAATTATGCTGAACTATGACCATCAAAAAGAGGAGTTGGCAATTCTTATTGTTGAGGGGTCTGGGCAGAATTCAATTGAAAGAGATTGGTTGAACAAA AGAAGCAAGTGGGTGTTTATGCATCCTCAAGTGACGTATCTGGGTCACAAGGTTAGCAAGGAGGGAATACAGCCCATGGATGATAAAGTTGAGGCAATCACCAATGCACCATCTCCAACCAACGTGTCAGACGTTCCTGCATAA